From a single Sorghum bicolor cultivar BTx623 chromosome 5, Sorghum_bicolor_NCBIv3, whole genome shotgun sequence genomic region:
- the LOC110435776 gene encoding uncharacterized protein LOC110435776, whose protein sequence is MRFQYESPGFCCRKGKIKVHVPQVPDELKRLFTSQVDNDAKYFRQNIRYFNSHFSFTSLGVTLDRRVATAAGTGIYTFRVHGALYHHLDHLVPGSKGARHLQLYFYDIEDDSLAHRKKRSPDLDINLIRKVLRIMEGNPYVQTFNRIGAIPNLNDYVIELNTNVTPDQRRSQLSGQMAMIPKDVLIGVCLSMLEVIARGISKHIMDAMMLAYPLLNPKGETGWNKFMPYNDTVTDREEHTLVDPREALHPTEQGEDDADIQQGENMSTMVEERQSERFVTAREYY, encoded by the exons ATGAGATTTCAATATGAATCACCTGGATTCTGTTGCAGGAAAGGAAAGATAAAAGTACATGTTCCACAAGTGCCCGATGAGCTTAAAAGGTTATTCACAAGTCAGGTAGATAATGATGCGAAATATTTCAGACAAAATATCCGGTACTTCAACTCTCACTTCTCTTTCACGAGCCTTGGAGTAACCTTGGATCGACGAGTTGCCACAGCGGCAGGGACTGGTATATATACATTCCGTGTGCATGGGGCCTTGTATCATCACCTAGACCATTTGGTCCCAGGTTCTAAAGGAGCTCGCCACTTGCAACTCTACTTTTATGATATTGAGGATGATAGTTTAGCACACAGGAAGAAGAGATCGCCAGACCTAGATATCAATCTTATTAGAAAGGTGCTGCGAATAATGGAAGGCAACCCATATGTACAAACCTTTAACAGAATCGGAGCTATTCCGAATCTTAATGACTATGTAATTGAACTCAATACTAATGTCACACCAGACCAGCGAAG GTCGCAGCTATCTGGTCAGATGGCAATGATCCCCAAAGATGTTTTGATAGGAGTGTGCTTGTCTATGCTAGAGGTGATCGCCCGCGGTatatcaaagcatatcatggatGCTATGATGTTGGCATACCCATTATTAAACCCTAAGGGGGAAACTGGCTGGAATAAATTTATGCCGTACAATGACACAGTGACTGATAGAGAAGAacacaccttggttgatccaagaGAAGCATTACATCCAACAG AGCAAGGTGAGGATGATGCGGACATACAACAAGGTGAAAACATGAGTACCATGGTGGAGGAACGACAATCTGAAAGATTTGTGACAGCAAGAGAGTACTATTGA